From the Vibrio metoecus genome, one window contains:
- a CDS encoding FAD-dependent oxidoreductase: MSQNVYQFIDVNRVDPAKKPLQIRKIEFVEIYEPFTKQQATAQADRCLDCGNPYCEWKCPVHNYIPQWLKLANEGRIIEAAELSHQTNSLPEVCGRVCPQDRLCEGSCTLNADFGAVTIGNIEKYITDTAFEMGWKPDMSNVVWTDKKVAIIGAGPAGLAAADILVRNGVKPVVFDRYPEIGGLLTFGIPSFKLEKGVMENRRRIFSEMGIEFRLNVEVGQDITLQQLLDEYDSVFLGVGTYQYMRAGLANEDASGVYDALPFLISNTYKVMELASDTPFIDMAGKNVVVLGGGDTAMDCVRTSIRQGASRVICAYRRDEENMPGSRREVKNAKEEGVEFMFNLQPLAIEVNAHGQVTGVKVVKTALGEPDAAGRRKPEPVTGSEHVLPANAVIMAFGFQPHKMAWLEPFDVELDQWGRIKASAQQTYQYQTTNPKIFAGGDAVRGSDLVVTAIDEGRKAAEGILDYLGL, from the coding sequence ATGAGCCAAAACGTTTACCAATTTATCGATGTCAATCGTGTGGATCCGGCGAAAAAGCCACTGCAAATCCGCAAGATTGAATTTGTCGAAATTTATGAGCCCTTTACTAAGCAACAAGCCACCGCACAGGCCGATCGCTGCCTCGATTGTGGTAACCCTTACTGCGAATGGAAGTGCCCAGTACACAACTACATTCCGCAGTGGCTGAAGCTGGCCAATGAAGGACGCATTATTGAAGCGGCCGAGTTGTCGCATCAAACCAATAGCCTGCCAGAGGTGTGTGGCCGAGTGTGCCCGCAAGATCGTCTGTGCGAAGGCTCATGTACCTTGAATGCCGATTTCGGCGCAGTAACTATCGGTAATATCGAAAAATACATTACCGATACCGCATTCGAAATGGGCTGGAAACCCGACATGTCCAACGTGGTGTGGACTGATAAAAAAGTGGCGATCATCGGCGCGGGCCCTGCAGGGCTTGCCGCAGCGGATATTCTAGTGCGCAACGGGGTAAAACCTGTGGTGTTTGATCGTTACCCAGAAATCGGCGGGTTACTCACTTTTGGTATTCCATCGTTCAAGCTGGAAAAAGGCGTGATGGAAAATCGTCGCCGAATTTTCAGCGAAATGGGTATCGAATTCCGTCTTAATGTCGAAGTCGGCCAAGACATCACACTTCAACAACTGCTTGATGAGTACGATTCAGTATTTCTCGGCGTCGGTACCTACCAATATATGCGCGCAGGATTAGCCAACGAAGACGCTTCTGGCGTTTACGATGCACTGCCGTTTTTGATCTCCAATACCTATAAAGTGATGGAGCTTGCAAGCGATACGCCGTTCATTGATATGGCAGGAAAAAACGTGGTGGTACTCGGCGGTGGTGATACGGCGATGGACTGCGTACGTACTTCGATTCGCCAAGGCGCATCTCGCGTGATTTGTGCATATCGCCGCGATGAAGAGAACATGCCCGGTTCACGCCGTGAAGTGAAAAACGCCAAAGAAGAAGGTGTAGAGTTCATGTTCAACCTGCAACCCCTTGCGATTGAAGTCAATGCGCATGGGCAAGTAACCGGTGTCAAAGTGGTCAAAACCGCCTTGGGTGAACCCGATGCCGCAGGTCGTCGTAAACCAGAACCCGTAACAGGCAGCGAGCACGTATTGCCAGCCAATGCGGTGATCATGGCGTTTGGCTTCCAGCCACACAAAATGGCTTGGTTAGAACCGTTTGATGTTGAGCTTGATCAGTGGGGGCGTATCAAAGCGTCCGCACAGCAAACCTATCAATATCAGACCACCAACCCGAAAATTTTCGCCGGTGGTGATGCGGTACGCGGCTCCGATCTCGTGGTGACTGCGATAGATGAAGGACGCAAAGCAGCCGAGGGAATTCTCGACTATCTTGGACTCTAG
- the mtnN gene encoding 5'-methylthioadenosine/S-adenosylhomocysteine nucleosidase produces the protein MKIGIIGAMQQEVAILKDLIEDVQEVNQAGCTFYSGRIQGVDVVLLQSGIGKVAAALGTTLLISQYAPDVVINTGSAGGFDASLNVGDVVISTEVRHHDADVTAFGYEIGQMAGQPAAFKADEKLMTVAEQALANLPDTHAVRGLICTGDAFVCTAERQSFIRQHFPTVVAVEMEASAIAQTCHQFKVPFVVVRAISDVADKESPMSFEEFLPLAAQSSSAMVLKMVELLK, from the coding sequence ATGAAAATCGGCATCATCGGCGCAATGCAACAAGAAGTCGCCATCCTGAAAGATCTCATCGAAGACGTGCAAGAAGTTAACCAAGCAGGTTGTACTTTTTACAGCGGTCGAATCCAAGGTGTCGACGTCGTATTACTGCAATCAGGCATAGGTAAAGTCGCAGCTGCATTGGGTACAACTTTGCTGATCAGCCAGTACGCGCCAGATGTAGTGATCAACACAGGCTCTGCCGGCGGTTTTGATGCCAGCCTAAATGTCGGTGATGTAGTGATCTCAACCGAAGTTCGCCATCACGATGCCGATGTGACCGCATTTGGTTATGAAATTGGCCAAATGGCAGGCCAACCGGCAGCATTCAAAGCAGACGAGAAACTAATGACAGTGGCGGAACAAGCATTGGCTAACCTGCCAGATACCCATGCGGTTCGCGGCTTGATTTGTACTGGTGATGCGTTTGTGTGTACGGCTGAACGTCAAAGCTTTATCCGTCAACATTTCCCAACCGTTGTTGCGGTGGAAATGGAAGCATCAGCAATCGCGCAAACTTGTCATCAATTCAAAGTTCCATTTGTTGTGGTACGCGCTATTTCTGACGTTGCCGATAAAGAATCACCAATGTCGTTTGAAGAGTTCCTGCCGCTGGCAGCACAAAGCTCTTCAGCTATGGTGCTGAAAATGGTTGAGCTGCTCAAGTAA
- a CDS encoding TRIC cation channel family protein, whose protein sequence is MDTSLLYLIDMFGTAVFAVSGVLLAGRLKMDPFGVMVLASVTAIGGGTIRDMALGATPVFWIKDTNYLWVIMITCALTMLLVRRPKRLAWWILPVSDAIGLAVFVGIGVEKALVYQDSALIAVIMGVITGCGGGIIRDVLAREIPMVLRSEVYATACIIGGIFHTTALAIGYSSSTALLSGVFTTLLIRLGAIRWHLSLPTFALTK, encoded by the coding sequence TTGGATACTTCTCTGCTTTATCTGATTGATATGTTTGGTACTGCCGTGTTTGCAGTTTCTGGAGTGCTCTTAGCGGGGCGCCTAAAAATGGATCCATTTGGTGTTATGGTTCTGGCCAGTGTCACTGCGATCGGTGGTGGAACCATTCGTGATATGGCATTGGGAGCCACTCCGGTATTTTGGATCAAAGACACCAATTACCTATGGGTAATTATGATCACCTGTGCACTGACTATGTTGTTGGTGCGCCGCCCGAAGAGGCTCGCATGGTGGATTCTGCCCGTCAGTGATGCGATCGGCTTAGCCGTATTCGTTGGAATTGGCGTTGAAAAAGCATTGGTCTACCAAGATTCGGCATTAATTGCCGTGATCATGGGCGTGATCACCGGTTGCGGCGGTGGCATCATTCGTGATGTGTTAGCCCGAGAAATCCCTATGGTGCTGCGCAGTGAAGTGTACGCGACGGCCTGTATTATCGGCGGCATTTTCCATACTACTGCACTGGCCATTGGCTATAGCAGTTCAACTGCGCTGTTATCAGGCGTGTTCACGACTTTGCTCATCCGCCTTGGTGCGATCCGTTGGCATCTTTCTCTACCCACTTTTGCCCTGACGAAATAA
- a CDS encoding cobalamin biosynthesis family protein, producing the protein METWFSHLYANGALLVMWGALLFHLLLPIPYAVHPVTLWHKFAELLASKVNTPASDTQNLISGSLAWGLMVLPTIAVLWALKPLVWQTQLFDLALLLLALDWRRQETLGTQLTQALAKEDKPQARTLLQPFVNRQTTTLSALGLGKAGVETLVMGFGRNVVGVLFWYGLFGGCGALMYRLIAELARAWSPSRTIYQPFGLPAVRVLAVLDWLPLRLFSLIIITGKQAGNVFKAVLEQSRSWPLPGPAWLLCAVGNKLQLSLGGPAIYGEQKSVRAKIGGRIAPAAIHIAQVQKLIAWRIFVWIALESLLLLLIYRGV; encoded by the coding sequence ATGGAAACTTGGTTTTCCCACCTTTATGCCAATGGCGCGCTCCTCGTGATGTGGGGCGCACTACTGTTTCATTTGCTGCTGCCCATTCCTTATGCAGTACACCCTGTCACTTTGTGGCACAAGTTTGCCGAACTGCTAGCCAGTAAGGTCAATACACCAGCCAGTGACACCCAAAACCTTATTTCGGGCTCTCTCGCGTGGGGATTAATGGTTTTGCCAACTATCGCGGTGCTTTGGGCGCTCAAACCCTTAGTCTGGCAGACACAGCTGTTTGATTTGGCGCTGCTGCTGCTTGCCTTGGATTGGCGACGCCAAGAAACGCTAGGTACTCAGCTCACCCAAGCGCTGGCAAAAGAGGACAAACCGCAAGCGCGTACTCTGCTGCAACCCTTTGTAAACCGTCAAACTACAACGCTTTCAGCGCTTGGGCTTGGAAAAGCCGGAGTTGAAACTCTCGTTATGGGTTTTGGCCGCAATGTGGTTGGGGTGCTGTTTTGGTATGGCTTGTTCGGGGGCTGCGGTGCTTTGATGTATCGCTTAATCGCTGAATTGGCTCGTGCTTGGTCACCATCTCGCACCATATACCAACCTTTCGGTTTGCCTGCCGTGCGTGTTCTCGCAGTGCTCGATTGGCTCCCCCTACGCTTATTTAGCTTAATCATCATCACTGGCAAACAAGCGGGTAACGTTTTTAAAGCCGTTCTGGAGCAAAGCCGCAGTTGGCCTCTACCGGGCCCCGCTTGGTTACTGTGTGCCGTTGGCAATAAATTACAACTCTCATTGGGCGGCCCTGCGATTTATGGTGAGCAAAAAAGCGTACGTGCCAAAATTGGCGGGCGCATCGCCCCTGCGGCGATTCATATTGCGCAAGTCCAAAAACTCATCGCATGGCGTATCTTCGTTTGGATAGCGCTAGAAAGTTTACTGTTACTACTGATTTATCGCGGAGTATAA
- the carB gene encoding carbamoyl-phosphate synthase large subunit, which produces MPKRTDIQSILILGAGPIVIGQACEFDYSGAQACKALREEGYRVILVNSNPATIMTDPEMADATYIEPIHWEVVRKIIEKERPDAILPTMGGQTALNCALALEKHGVLAEFGVEMIGATADAIDKAEDRSRFDKAMKSIGLECPRADTAKSMEEAYKVLDMVGFPCIIRPSFTMGGSGGGIAYNREEFEEICTRGLDLSPTNELLIDESLIGWKEYEMEVVRDKNDNCIIVCAIENFDPMGIHTGDSITVAPAQTLTDKEYQIMRNASLAVLREIGVETGGSNVQFGINPKDGRMVIIEMNPRVSRSSALASKATGFPIAKVAAKLAVGFTLDELMNDITGGATPASFEPTIDYVVTKIPRFNFEKFAGANDRLTTQMKSVGEVMAIGRNQQESLQKALRGLEVGAAGLDEKVDLDAPDALTKIRYELKEAGAERIWYIADAFRAGMSVDGVFNLTNIDRWFLVQIEELVKLEAEVKAGGFAGLNQDVLRKMKRKGFSDARLSKLLGVSENEIRRLRDQYNIHPVYKRVDTCAAEFKSDTAYMYSTYDEECEANPTDKDKIMVLGGGPNRIGQGIEFDYCCVHAALALREDGYETIMVNCNPETVSTDYDTSDRLYFEPVTLEDVLAIVRVEKPKGVIVQYGGQTPLKLARALEAAGVPVIGTSPDAIDRAEDRERFQQAVQRLGLKQPDNATVTAIEQAIEKSREIGFPLVVRPSYVLGGRAMEIVYDEQDLRRYFNEAVSVSNESPVLLDRFLDDATEVDVDAICDGERVVIGGIMEHIEQAGVHSGDSACSLPAYTLSQEIQDKMREQVEKLAFELGVRGLMNIQFAVKDNEVYLIEVNPRAARTVPFVSKATGAPLAKIAARVMVGQTLEQQGFTKEIIPPYYSVKEVVLPFNKFPGVDPLLGPEMRSTGEVMGVGATFAEAYAKAELGSGSVYPEGGRALLSVREGDKQRVVDLASKLVKLGYQLDATHGTAVILGEAGINPRLVNKVHEGRPHILDRIKNHEYTYIVNTASGRQAIEDSKVLRRGALSHKVNYTTTLNAAFATCMAHTADAKASVTSVQELHARVKASQA; this is translated from the coding sequence ATGCCAAAACGTACTGACATTCAAAGCATCCTTATCCTTGGTGCGGGTCCAATTGTTATCGGTCAGGCTTGTGAGTTTGACTACTCAGGCGCGCAAGCGTGTAAAGCCCTGCGCGAAGAGGGCTACCGCGTTATTCTGGTTAACTCAAACCCCGCCACCATCATGACTGACCCAGAAATGGCTGATGCGACTTACATCGAGCCAATCCACTGGGAAGTGGTGCGTAAAATCATCGAAAAAGAGCGCCCAGATGCGATTTTGCCAACCATGGGCGGCCAGACTGCGCTGAACTGTGCATTGGCTCTGGAAAAACATGGCGTATTGGCTGAGTTTGGCGTGGAAATGATCGGTGCAACCGCCGATGCGATTGATAAAGCGGAAGACCGCTCACGCTTTGATAAAGCGATGAAATCAATCGGTCTGGAGTGTCCTCGCGCTGATACTGCGAAAAGCATGGAAGAAGCGTACAAAGTCCTCGATATGGTGGGTTTCCCATGTATCATCCGTCCTTCTTTCACTATGGGCGGCAGCGGCGGCGGTATTGCTTACAACCGTGAAGAGTTTGAAGAAATCTGTACTCGCGGTCTGGATCTTTCACCGACCAATGAACTGCTGATCGACGAATCGCTGATTGGTTGGAAAGAGTACGAGATGGAAGTGGTGCGTGATAAGAACGACAACTGCATCATCGTCTGTGCGATTGAAAACTTTGACCCAATGGGCATCCACACCGGTGACTCGATCACGGTTGCACCAGCACAAACACTGACTGATAAAGAATACCAAATCATGCGTAACGCTTCTTTGGCGGTACTGCGTGAAATCGGTGTAGAAACCGGTGGTTCAAACGTTCAGTTTGGTATCAATCCGAAAGATGGTCGCATGGTTATCATCGAGATGAACCCGCGTGTCTCTCGCTCTTCTGCTCTGGCTTCAAAAGCAACTGGTTTCCCAATTGCGAAAGTGGCGGCCAAACTGGCAGTGGGTTTCACACTGGATGAGTTAATGAACGACATCACGGGCGGCGCAACACCAGCCTCGTTCGAACCAACCATCGACTACGTGGTAACTAAGATTCCTCGTTTTAACTTCGAAAAGTTCGCCGGTGCGAATGACCGCCTGACCACACAAATGAAGTCGGTGGGTGAAGTGATGGCGATTGGCCGTAACCAACAAGAATCACTGCAAAAAGCATTGCGTGGCTTGGAAGTGGGTGCTGCTGGTCTGGATGAGAAAGTGGATCTGGACGCGCCTGACGCTCTGACCAAAATTCGTTATGAGCTGAAAGAAGCAGGCGCAGAGCGTATTTGGTACATCGCTGACGCATTCCGTGCGGGTATGTCTGTTGATGGCGTATTTAACCTGACTAACATTGATCGCTGGTTCCTAGTGCAAATCGAAGAACTGGTGAAGCTTGAAGCCGAAGTGAAAGCCGGTGGCTTTGCTGGCTTGAACCAAGACGTACTGCGTAAGATGAAGCGTAAAGGCTTCTCTGATGCACGTCTGTCAAAACTGCTGGGTGTAAGCGAAAACGAAATCCGTCGTCTGCGTGACCAATACAACATCCATCCAGTTTACAAGCGTGTGGATACCTGTGCGGCAGAATTTAAGTCAGATACGGCTTACATGTACTCCACTTATGATGAAGAGTGTGAAGCCAATCCGACTGACAAAGACAAGATCATGGTTCTGGGCGGTGGTCCAAACCGTATCGGTCAAGGTATTGAGTTTGACTACTGCTGTGTACACGCAGCTCTAGCCCTGCGTGAAGATGGTTACGAAACCATCATGGTCAACTGTAACCCAGAAACCGTATCAACCGACTACGATACTTCAGATCGTCTCTACTTTGAGCCTGTGACTCTGGAAGATGTTCTAGCTATCGTGCGTGTTGAGAAGCCAAAAGGCGTTATCGTTCAATACGGTGGTCAAACTCCACTGAAACTGGCTCGCGCTCTTGAAGCGGCTGGTGTACCTGTGATTGGTACTAGCCCAGATGCGATTGACCGCGCTGAAGACCGTGAACGTTTCCAACAAGCGGTACAGCGTTTAGGCCTCAAACAGCCAGACAACGCAACTGTGACAGCAATCGAGCAAGCGATTGAGAAATCGCGTGAAATCGGTTTCCCACTCGTGGTTCGTCCATCTTATGTTCTGGGTGGTCGTGCGATGGAGATTGTGTACGATGAGCAAGATCTGCGTCGTTACTTCAACGAAGCGGTGAGCGTGTCGAATGAATCACCAGTCCTACTGGATCGCTTCCTTGATGACGCAACCGAAGTGGACGTGGATGCGATTTGTGACGGTGAGCGTGTCGTGATTGGCGGCATCATGGAGCACATCGAACAAGCGGGTGTTCACTCAGGTGACTCAGCATGTTCTCTGCCGGCTTACACCTTGAGCCAAGAAATCCAAGACAAGATGCGTGAACAAGTTGAGAAGCTGGCATTTGAATTGGGTGTTCGTGGTTTGATGAACATTCAGTTTGCGGTGAAAGACAACGAAGTTTACCTGATTGAAGTAAACCCACGTGCCGCGCGTACTGTACCGTTTGTCTCCAAAGCGACAGGTGCACCGCTGGCGAAAATTGCTGCGCGCGTGATGGTTGGACAAACTCTGGAGCAACAAGGCTTCACTAAAGAGATCATTCCACCTTACTACTCAGTAAAAGAAGTGGTTCTGCCGTTCAACAAGTTCCCAGGTGTTGACCCACTCCTTGGCCCTGAAATGCGCTCAACCGGCGAAGTGATGGGTGTCGGTGCGACGTTTGCTGAAGCGTACGCCAAAGCAGAATTGGGTAGTGGCTCTGTTTACCCTGAAGGTGGTCGTGCGCTACTTTCGGTGCGCGAAGGTGACAAACAACGTGTGGTGGATCTGGCTTCTAAGCTGGTGAAACTGGGTTATCAGTTGGATGCCACTCATGGTACAGCGGTGATTTTGGGCGAAGCGGGCATCAACCCACGTCTGGTCAACAAAGTGCATGAAGGTCGTCCACACATTCTGGACCGTATCAAGAACCACGAGTACACCTACATTGTGAACACGGCTTCTGGCCGTCAAGCGATTGAAGACTCAAAAGTGCTGCGCCGTGGTGCTCTGTCACACAAAGTGAACTACACCACCACACTGAACGCTGCGTTTGCTACTTGTATGGCACACACAGCAGATGCCAAAGCATCGGTAACTTCAGTGCAAGAGCTGCATGCGCGTGTAAAAGCTAGCCAAGCTTAA
- the btuF gene encoding vitamin B12 ABC transporter substrate-binding protein BtuF, whose translation MLVIRLIACTFLFITPSLLAAPFPAERIISLAPHATEIAYAAGLGDKLVAVSEYSDYPPQALKLERVANHQTINIEKILTLKPDLIIAWPAGNPPRELAKLRQLGFTIYDSQTKTLDEIANNIEALSQYSTNPEIGQKAANDFRQRLQGLREQYAGNQPIRFFYQLSEKPIITLAQGHWPSEVFSVCAGENVFADSAAPYPQVSIEQVLVKQPDVIFTSQHAIANGHMWQAWKNQLKAVEKEQVWALNSDWLNRPTPRTLDAVEQVCQYLKIAQKQ comes from the coding sequence ATGCTTGTTATCCGGCTCATCGCCTGCACTTTTTTGTTCATTACCCCAAGCTTATTGGCTGCGCCTTTTCCCGCCGAGCGCATCATCAGCCTTGCCCCTCACGCGACAGAAATTGCTTATGCCGCAGGTTTGGGCGATAAGTTAGTTGCGGTGAGCGAGTACAGTGACTATCCGCCACAAGCGCTAAAACTAGAGCGCGTTGCCAATCACCAAACCATCAACATCGAGAAAATCCTAACGCTCAAACCCGATTTGATCATCGCTTGGCCTGCTGGCAATCCACCACGTGAATTGGCCAAACTGCGCCAACTCGGCTTCACGATTTACGATTCGCAAACCAAAACGTTGGATGAAATTGCCAATAATATCGAAGCACTCAGTCAGTATTCGACTAATCCAGAAATTGGCCAAAAAGCGGCTAACGACTTTCGACAACGTTTACAAGGATTGCGCGAGCAATATGCCGGCAATCAACCTATCCGATTTTTCTATCAGCTCAGCGAAAAGCCGATCATTACGTTGGCTCAAGGCCACTGGCCTAGCGAAGTATTTAGCGTTTGTGCAGGCGAAAATGTCTTTGCCGACAGTGCCGCTCCCTACCCACAAGTAAGCATAGAGCAAGTTCTGGTTAAGCAACCCGATGTTATCTTTACCTCTCAGCATGCCATCGCTAATGGCCATATGTGGCAAGCGTGGAAAAATCAGCTCAAAGCGGTCGAAAAAGAACAAGTTTGGGCGCTCAATTCCGATTGGCTAAATCGCCCAACACCAAGAACGTTAGATGCGGTTGAACAAGTGTGTCAGTACCTCAAAATTGCACAAAAGCAGTAA
- a CDS encoding DUF1499 domain-containing protein, which translates to MHPSFYAAIAAFSLTACSQGVAPMEDRTAIPCANKPNCVSTQDERDKFNLTPFILRPGVTIDQVERVALSLSGASTAEKNGQYLRIECTSSVFRFVDDLELSIQQDHLWVRSESRIGYSDFGVNRRRAEELRQKLTLSGLLEQP; encoded by the coding sequence ATGCATCCATCATTTTATGCTGCTATCGCTGCTTTTTCGCTTACCGCCTGCAGTCAGGGAGTTGCCCCAATGGAAGATCGCACAGCCATCCCTTGTGCCAACAAACCCAACTGTGTTTCTACTCAAGATGAACGAGATAAATTCAATCTTACGCCATTTATCTTGCGCCCTGGTGTCACCATTGACCAAGTGGAGCGCGTTGCTCTCTCCCTCTCTGGAGCAAGCACTGCGGAAAAAAATGGGCAATATTTGCGTATCGAATGCACGTCGAGTGTGTTCCGTTTTGTTGATGATCTGGAACTAAGCATTCAACAGGATCACTTATGGGTTCGCTCTGAATCACGGATTGGCTACAGTGATTTTGGGGTTAATCGTCGCCGCGCTGAAGAGCTGCGCCAAAAGCTCACGCTGTCTGGTCTACTTGAGCAACCCTAA
- a CDS encoding TSUP family transporter — translation MELSLEVLGLLFLVAGIAGFIDAMAGGGGLLTLPALLAAGVPPTQALATNKLQSSFGSFSATLYFVRKGVVSLKAMRLAIACTFVGAALGAEAVQYIDATLLTSLIPILLLGISLYFLLAPTTKTHSGPAPLSETAFAFTVGFGIGFYDGFFGPGTGSIFTVCFVALGHFSLVEATARTKVLNFTSNIAALTFFLIAGLPIWEIGLTMAVGGFIGARMGAKVVISKGQRLIRPLVITMSMLMALKLLWEQHHAALLSMLGL, via the coding sequence ATGGAACTTTCACTGGAAGTATTAGGCCTGCTGTTTTTGGTGGCAGGGATTGCAGGATTCATTGATGCCATGGCGGGCGGTGGCGGTTTGCTGACCTTGCCTGCTTTGCTTGCGGCTGGCGTTCCACCGACTCAAGCCTTAGCAACGAATAAGTTGCAAAGTTCTTTTGGTAGCTTTTCTGCCACCCTTTATTTTGTACGCAAGGGCGTAGTGAGCCTGAAAGCGATGCGACTGGCAATTGCTTGTACTTTCGTTGGTGCAGCACTTGGCGCAGAAGCGGTGCAATATATTGATGCGACTTTGCTAACCAGCCTCATCCCCATATTACTGCTCGGTATCTCGCTTTATTTCTTGCTGGCACCGACAACGAAAACCCACAGTGGCCCAGCACCTCTATCCGAAACCGCTTTTGCTTTCACAGTGGGTTTTGGTATCGGTTTTTATGATGGATTTTTTGGTCCCGGTACGGGGTCGATTTTTACTGTCTGCTTTGTGGCCTTAGGGCATTTCAGTTTGGTTGAAGCCACCGCGCGAACCAAAGTGTTGAATTTCACTTCCAATATTGCCGCTTTGACCTTTTTCTTAATCGCAGGTTTGCCGATTTGGGAAATTGGCTTAACCATGGCGGTAGGCGGATTTATCGGTGCTCGTATGGGCGCGAAAGTTGTGATCAGCAAAGGTCAGCGTTTGATTCGGCCTTTGGTGATCACCATGTCTATGTTGATGGCGCTAAAACTGCTTTGGGAACAGCATCATGCAGCGCTGTTATCAATGCTTGGACTCTAG
- a CDS encoding LysR family transcriptional regulator has product MLLEGIETLLVLSKEKTMSRTGSQLYISQSAVSKRIANLEKKLGKKLIVPAGRHIKLTADAEQLIANIGPTFNELHGLIFEQQTLEDNTPIRMDCSETLVAGYLGDTMGRYRQQDPHLVITTNHTPRIVENVQSGKATLGFCAGYLPANHGLLTFHLGDEPFTVVSKEALHSLPNELITNDLANPSNTYQAAMLHKQGIRPAMEMDSYTAAAQLALGGMLPALVPCSIVSTLKIEPHYCFDFEELADLSRPIHICLRASRYRSTRVQALITALHDAVPKAVLAPST; this is encoded by the coding sequence ATGTTACTCGAAGGTATTGAAACCCTGCTGGTACTCAGCAAAGAAAAAACCATGAGCCGTACCGGTAGCCAGCTCTACATTAGCCAATCGGCGGTTAGCAAACGTATTGCCAATTTAGAAAAAAAACTGGGGAAGAAATTGATTGTTCCTGCGGGAAGACACATCAAATTAACGGCGGATGCCGAACAGTTGATTGCCAACATCGGCCCGACCTTTAATGAGTTACATGGACTGATCTTTGAGCAGCAAACACTGGAAGACAACACACCCATTCGCATGGATTGCTCAGAAACCTTGGTGGCGGGTTATCTTGGGGATACGATGGGGCGCTATCGCCAGCAAGATCCGCACCTTGTGATCACCACCAACCACACCCCAAGAATTGTCGAAAATGTGCAGTCAGGTAAAGCAACCTTGGGATTCTGTGCAGGTTACCTACCCGCCAATCATGGCTTATTAACTTTCCACTTAGGTGATGAGCCTTTTACTGTTGTCAGCAAAGAAGCTCTGCACTCACTGCCAAATGAGTTGATTACCAATGATTTAGCTAATCCCTCGAACACCTATCAAGCTGCCATGCTGCACAAACAAGGTATTCGTCCTGCAATGGAAATGGATTCTTATACTGCTGCCGCTCAGTTAGCCCTTGGCGGTATGTTGCCCGCTTTGGTGCCATGCTCGATAGTGAGCACACTGAAAATTGAACCTCACTATTGCTTTGATTTTGAAGAACTCGCCGACCTCAGTCGGCCCATTCACATTTGCCTGCGCGCCAGCCGTTATCGTAGTACTAGAGTCCAAGCATTGATAACAGCGCTGCATGATGCTGTTCCCAAAGCAGTTTTAGCGCCATCAACATAG